Proteins co-encoded in one Cupriavidus nantongensis genomic window:
- a CDS encoding magnesium transporter CorA family protein codes for MELLGFSASQVHPLASLTDAGSFLSGNAASLFVWADFSTEEVTAAPDTWREQVRQLAGAPILDLHLADATNAAHPSYFDTTHAYDMVIFRKLTFETSRAIAEAEPQDAPGGASTAKPPAAEAAARQKRYAPGFLPALAKIDTQPVTFFMFDTVLVTVRSGPSRTIDQVRQRLLELCQAPRPQAAPARGNGQSLLHGIRPPSRPEDLMLRLLNAMVDRYLELRAPLTRQLDRWQRALLNSRRSFSSWEGLLDARIQLRKLEHLSEEQRDALQEFRDSLLDNRYSSDQPGGAANAPGRDEVLLVRINDVMEHIQRVLAHARRLEDSIESAVQIHFSAVAHRTNRTMRALTLITALFMPLTLITGVFGMNFERMPWLQEPQGFWWSIGLMGAVAVVLAALWALARQLER; via the coding sequence ATGGAGTTGCTAGGGTTTTCAGCGAGCCAGGTACACCCGCTCGCCTCGCTCACCGACGCGGGCAGCTTTCTGTCGGGCAATGCCGCGTCGCTGTTCGTGTGGGCGGATTTTTCCACCGAAGAAGTCACCGCGGCGCCCGACACGTGGCGCGAGCAGGTGCGCCAGCTGGCCGGCGCGCCCATCCTCGACCTGCACCTGGCCGACGCCACCAACGCCGCGCATCCGTCGTACTTCGATACGACCCATGCGTACGACATGGTGATCTTCCGCAAGCTCACCTTCGAAACCAGCCGCGCCATCGCCGAAGCCGAGCCGCAGGATGCGCCCGGCGGCGCCAGCACCGCCAAGCCGCCCGCGGCCGAGGCAGCGGCCCGGCAGAAGCGTTATGCGCCCGGCTTCCTGCCGGCACTGGCCAAGATCGATACCCAGCCGGTCACGTTCTTCATGTTCGACACGGTGCTGGTGACGGTGCGCTCGGGGCCGTCGCGCACCATCGACCAGGTGCGCCAGCGTTTGCTCGAGCTGTGCCAGGCCCCGCGTCCACAAGCCGCGCCCGCGCGCGGCAACGGCCAGTCGCTGCTCCACGGCATCCGCCCGCCCAGCCGGCCCGAAGACCTGATGCTGCGGCTGCTCAACGCCATGGTCGACCGCTACCTGGAACTGCGCGCGCCGCTGACGCGCCAGCTCGACCGCTGGCAGCGCGCGCTGCTGAACTCGCGCCGCAGCTTTTCCAGCTGGGAAGGACTGCTCGATGCGCGCATCCAGCTGCGCAAGCTGGAGCACCTGAGCGAGGAGCAGCGCGACGCGCTGCAGGAATTCCGCGACAGCCTGCTCGACAACCGCTACAGCAGCGACCAGCCCGGCGGCGCGGCCAATGCGCCAGGTCGCGACGAGGTGCTGCTGGTGCGCATCAACGACGTCATGGAGCATATCCAGCGGGTGCTGGCGCATGCGCGCCGGCTGGAGGATTCGATCGAATCGGCGGTGCAGATCCACTTCTCGGCGGTGGCGCACCGGACCAATCGCACCATGCGCGCGCTGACGCTGATCACGGCGCTGTTCATGCCGCTGACGCTGATCACCGGCGTGTTCGGCATGAACTTCGAGCGCATGCCCTGGCTGCAGGAGCCGCAGGGCTTCTGGTGGTCGATCGGCCTGATGGGTGCGGTGGCGGTGGTACTGGCGGCGCTGTGGGCGCTGGCGCGGCAACTGGAGCGCTAG
- a CDS encoding cytochrome c biogenesis protein ResB, with product MSTASTSGLHLKTSHRVLRDAVELLSSMRFAIALLTVISIASVIGTVLKQNEPYPNYVNQFGPFWADVFHTLSLQKVYGSWWFLLILAFLVVSTSLCLVRNAPKMIADMRSWKDHVRERSLRAFHHRGEFDGARPRAEAIGRLTALLRNRGYRVKAVEHDGATLLAAKAGAANKVGYILAHTAIVVICIGGLLDGDLLIRAQMWLGDKTPIRGNAVISEIPPQHRLSVNNPGFRGNAYVPEGSTVSTAILNIADGALVQDLPFAITLKKFKVDFYETGMPKLFASDVIVTDRATGKRTEATIKVNEPLIIDGIAIYQSSFEDGGSRLKFVGYPMQGSGHATFTIDGAVGGNKPLAGTGTSADSDGLTVEFSDFRLMNIENVTDASGKPDARGVARKSFNETLDQHLGAAASTDRAKTLRNVGPSVQYKLRDRTGQAREYNNYMVPVQMDGQSVFLAGMRESPSEPFRYLRIPADDQGSVADWMRLRAALQDRALRGEAARRFALASMPGDDKAELRRQLAESALRALDLFAGATRPTPDSPPGGFTAIAAFLEKSVPPAEQQKAADVLLKILNGSMWELWQLARAQDQLPVVANSAQSGAFLQQAINALSDSFFYGAPVFLQLDDFQEIKASVFQLTRAPGKNIVYLGCLLLVLGVFAMFYIRERRVWIWVKDKLADQSAAGDTGDGDAGSHVLMAMSTQRRTMDFEKEFTALRDDIGRAAGGRSAAHEPAGTPH from the coding sequence ATGTCGACCGCTTCCACTTCAGGGCTGCACCTGAAGACCTCTCACCGCGTGCTGCGCGACGCGGTCGAATTGTTGTCCTCGATGCGCTTTGCGATCGCGCTGCTGACGGTGATCTCCATCGCCAGCGTGATCGGCACCGTGCTCAAGCAGAACGAGCCATATCCCAACTACGTCAACCAGTTCGGGCCGTTCTGGGCCGATGTGTTCCACACGCTGTCGCTGCAGAAGGTCTACGGTTCGTGGTGGTTCCTGCTGATCCTGGCGTTCCTGGTGGTGTCGACCAGCCTGTGTCTGGTGCGCAACGCGCCCAAGATGATCGCGGACATGCGCTCGTGGAAAGACCATGTGCGCGAGCGCAGCCTGCGCGCCTTCCATCATCGCGGCGAATTCGACGGCGCGCGACCGCGCGCCGAGGCTATCGGCCGGCTGACGGCGTTGCTGCGCAACCGCGGCTACCGCGTCAAGGCGGTCGAGCATGACGGCGCCACGCTGCTGGCGGCCAAGGCCGGCGCCGCCAACAAGGTCGGCTATATCCTGGCGCACACCGCCATCGTGGTGATCTGCATCGGCGGGCTGCTCGACGGCGACCTGCTGATCCGCGCGCAGATGTGGCTGGGCGACAAGACCCCGATCCGCGGCAACGCGGTGATCAGCGAGATCCCGCCGCAGCACCGGCTGTCGGTGAACAACCCCGGCTTCCGCGGCAACGCCTACGTGCCCGAGGGCTCGACCGTCTCCACCGCCATCCTCAACATTGCCGACGGAGCGCTGGTGCAGGATCTGCCATTCGCGATCACGCTGAAGAAGTTCAAGGTCGACTTCTACGAGACCGGCATGCCCAAGCTGTTTGCCTCGGACGTGATCGTGACCGATCGCGCCACCGGCAAGCGCACCGAGGCCACCATCAAGGTGAACGAGCCGCTGATCATCGACGGCATCGCCATCTACCAGTCCAGCTTCGAGGACGGCGGTTCGCGCCTGAAGTTCGTCGGCTACCCGATGCAGGGCAGCGGTCACGCCACCTTTACCATCGACGGCGCGGTGGGCGGCAACAAGCCGCTGGCCGGCACCGGCACCAGCGCGGACAGCGACGGACTGACGGTGGAGTTCAGCGACTTCCGGCTGATGAATATCGAGAACGTCACCGATGCCTCGGGCAAGCCCGATGCGCGCGGCGTGGCGCGCAAGTCCTTCAACGAAACGCTGGACCAGCATCTCGGCGCGGCCGCCAGCACCGACCGCGCCAAGACCCTGCGCAATGTCGGCCCGTCGGTGCAGTACAAGCTGCGCGATCGCACCGGACAGGCGCGCGAGTACAACAACTACATGGTGCCGGTGCAGATGGACGGCCAGTCGGTGTTCCTGGCCGGCATGCGCGAGTCGCCCAGCGAGCCGTTCCGCTACCTGCGCATTCCCGCCGACGACCAGGGCAGCGTGGCCGACTGGATGCGCCTGCGCGCCGCGCTGCAGGACCGCGCGCTGCGCGGCGAGGCCGCGCGCCGCTTTGCGCTGGCGTCGATGCCCGGCGACGACAAGGCCGAGCTGCGCCGGCAGCTGGCCGAAAGCGCGCTGCGTGCGCTCGACCTGTTCGCGGGTGCGACGCGCCCCACGCCGGACTCGCCGCCGGGCGGCTTCACCGCCATCGCCGCCTTCCTGGAAAAGTCGGTGCCGCCGGCCGAGCAGCAGAAGGCCGCCGACGTGCTGCTGAAGATCCTGAACGGTTCGATGTGGGAGCTGTGGCAGCTCGCGCGCGCGCAGGACCAGTTGCCGGTGGTGGCCAACAGCGCGCAGAGCGGCGCCTTCCTGCAGCAGGCCATCAATGCGCTGTCGGATAGTTTCTTCTACGGCGCACCGGTGTTCCTGCAGCTCGACGACTTCCAGGAAATCAAGGCCAGCGTGTTCCAGCTGACCCGTGCGCCGGGCAAGAACATCGTGTATCTTGGCTGTCTGCTGCTGGTGCTGGGCGTGTTCGCGATGTTCTATATCCGCGAGCGCCGGGTCTGGATCTGGGTGAAAGACAAGCTCGCGGACCAGTCTGCCGCGGGCGACACCGGCGACGGCGATGCCGGCAGCCATGTGCTGATGGCGATGTCGACCCAGCGCCGCACCATGGATTTCGAGAAGGAATTCACGGCACTGCGCGACGACATCGGCCGCGCCGCAGGCGGCCGCAGCGCCGCCCATGAGCCCGCCGGCACTCCCCACTGA
- the hemB gene encoding porphobilinogen synthase, translated as MSTFPDFRPRRMRRDDFSRRMMREHRLSPDNLIYPVFILDGHNQRQAVASMPGVERVSVDLLMPVAEDCVKLGIPVLALFPVIDPSLKTPDGIEATNPDGLVPRAVRALKDRFPELGVLCDVALDPYTSHGQDGVLDDNGYVINDATVEILVRQALAQAEAGVDIVAPSDMMDGRIGAVRTALEDNGHIHTRIMAYSAKYASAFYGPFRDAVGSAANLGKGNKMTYQMDPANTDEALREVAQDILEGADMVMVKPGMPYLDIVRRVKDEFRFPTYVYQVSGEYAMLKAAAQNGWLDHDKVMMESLLAFRRAGADGILTYFARDAARLLQA; from the coding sequence ATGTCCACCTTCCCCGACTTCCGCCCGCGCCGCATGCGCCGCGATGATTTCTCCCGCCGCATGATGCGCGAGCATCGCCTGTCCCCGGACAACCTGATCTACCCGGTCTTCATCCTCGACGGCCACAACCAGCGCCAGGCCGTAGCCTCGATGCCGGGCGTGGAGCGCGTCTCGGTCGACCTGCTGATGCCGGTGGCTGAAGACTGCGTCAAGCTCGGCATCCCGGTGCTGGCGCTGTTCCCGGTGATCGACCCGTCGCTGAAGACGCCCGACGGCATCGAGGCCACCAACCCGGACGGACTGGTGCCGCGCGCCGTGCGCGCGCTCAAGGACCGCTTCCCCGAACTGGGCGTGCTGTGCGACGTGGCGCTCGACCCGTACACCAGCCATGGCCAGGACGGCGTGCTCGACGACAACGGCTACGTGATCAACGATGCGACGGTGGAGATCCTGGTGCGCCAGGCGCTGGCGCAGGCCGAGGCGGGGGTCGATATCGTCGCCCCGTCCGACATGATGGACGGCCGCATCGGCGCGGTGCGCACCGCGCTGGAGGACAACGGCCATATCCATACCCGCATCATGGCGTACTCGGCCAAGTACGCGTCGGCGTTCTACGGCCCGTTCCGCGACGCGGTGGGCTCGGCCGCGAACCTGGGCAAGGGCAACAAGATGACCTACCAGATGGATCCGGCCAATACCGACGAGGCCCTGCGCGAAGTGGCGCAGGACATCCTGGAAGGCGCCGACATGGTGATGGTCAAGCCCGGCATGCCGTACCTGGACATCGTGCGCCGCGTCAAGGACGAGTTCCGCTTCCCCACCTACGTGTACCAGGTCAGCGGCGAGTACGCGATGCTCAAGGCCGCCGCGCAGAACGGCTGGCTGGACCACGACAAGGTCATGATGGAATCGCTGCTGGCGTTCCGCCGCGCCGGCGCTGACGGCATCCTGACCTATTTCGCGCGCGACGCCGCGCGGCTGCTGCAGGCCTGA
- the ccsB gene encoding c-type cytochrome biogenesis protein CcsB, which produces MRGTPHADSGADEAYLEPSFLRRLSWVDWLFALALAAGAGVALAQYGQWMDGYDKAVLIGAVPTFALLGWHWKPVRPLMVALAVLSLFAIQLYQGQLARADQAFFLKYFLSSQSAILWMSALVFLSTLFYWVGLATRSGTGYSIGSKLCWAAVVLGFVGMLVRWYESYLLGADIGHIPISNLYEVFVLFTLITSLFYLYYEGRYATRALGPFVMLVVSAAVAFLLWYTVSRNAQEIQPLVPALQSWWMKIHVPANFIGYGTFALAAMVAVAYLLKQRGILAERLPSLELLDDVMYKAIAVGFAFFTIATILGALWAAEAWGGYWSWDPKETWALIVWLNYAAWLHMRLMKGLRGTVAAWWALVGLLVTTFAFLGVNMFLSGLHSYGEL; this is translated from the coding sequence ATGCGCGGCACTCCGCACGCCGACAGCGGCGCCGACGAGGCCTACCTCGAACCCTCTTTCCTGCGCCGGCTGAGCTGGGTGGACTGGCTGTTCGCGCTGGCGCTGGCCGCCGGCGCCGGCGTGGCGCTGGCGCAATACGGGCAATGGATGGACGGCTACGACAAGGCCGTGCTGATCGGCGCAGTGCCCACCTTCGCGCTGCTCGGCTGGCACTGGAAGCCGGTGCGGCCGCTGATGGTGGCGCTGGCGGTGCTGTCGCTGTTCGCGATCCAGCTCTACCAGGGCCAGTTGGCGCGTGCCGACCAGGCCTTCTTCCTCAAGTACTTCCTGTCGAGCCAGTCGGCCATCCTGTGGATGAGCGCGCTGGTGTTCCTGTCGACGCTGTTCTACTGGGTCGGGCTGGCCACGCGCTCGGGTACGGGCTACAGCATCGGCAGCAAACTGTGCTGGGCGGCAGTGGTACTCGGCTTTGTCGGCATGCTGGTGCGCTGGTATGAGTCCTACCTGCTCGGCGCCGACATCGGCCACATCCCGATCTCGAACCTGTACGAAGTCTTCGTGCTGTTCACGCTGATCACGTCGCTGTTCTACCTGTACTACGAAGGCCGTTACGCCACGCGCGCGCTGGGCCCGTTCGTGATGCTGGTGGTATCGGCCGCGGTGGCCTTCCTGCTGTGGTACACGGTCAGCCGCAATGCGCAGGAAATCCAGCCACTGGTGCCGGCGCTGCAAAGCTGGTGGATGAAGATCCATGTGCCGGCCAACTTTATCGGCTACGGCACCTTTGCGCTGGCGGCGATGGTTGCGGTGGCCTACCTGCTCAAGCAGCGCGGCATCCTGGCCGAGCGCCTGCCGTCGCTGGAGCTGCTCGACGACGTGATGTACAAGGCCATCGCGGTCGGCTTTGCCTTCTTCACCATCGCCACCATCCTGGGCGCACTGTGGGCGGCCGAGGCCTGGGGCGGCTACTGGAGCTGGGACCCGAAGGAAACCTGGGCGCTGATCGTCTGGCTGAACTACGCGGCCTGGTTGCATATGCGGCTGATGAAGGGGCTGCGCGGCACGGTGGCGGCCTGGTGGGCGCTGGTCGGCCTGCTGGTGACGACCTTTGCCTTCCTCGGCGTGAACATGTTCCTGTCGGGACTGCACAGCTACGGCGAACTCTGA
- a CDS encoding c-type cytochrome — MNRIAKILGVLALAVPAAALSGLASAAEQAAPKADPAKGETLYTQGAPDRNVPACLSCHGAAGNSAAAANPKLAAQHPEYVHKQLADFKAKTRSNAIMVPMASVLTDEEMRNVGAYLAKQSLKPATAKNKDSIEAGQKIYRAGIAAKGVPACAACHGPAGAGIPAQYPRIGGQWADYTEAQLVAFRQGTRKNNPVMTTIAAKMSDAEIKAVADYVAGVR; from the coding sequence ATGAACCGCATTGCGAAGATTCTGGGTGTCCTGGCTCTGGCCGTTCCTGCCGCCGCCCTTTCCGGTCTGGCATCTGCCGCAGAGCAGGCCGCGCCGAAGGCGGACCCGGCCAAGGGTGAAACGCTGTACACGCAAGGTGCCCCCGATCGCAATGTGCCCGCCTGCCTGAGCTGCCACGGTGCCGCCGGCAACAGCGCGGCCGCCGCCAATCCCAAGCTGGCCGCGCAGCATCCCGAGTACGTGCACAAGCAGCTGGCCGACTTCAAGGCCAAGACCCGCAGCAACGCGATCATGGTGCCGATGGCGTCGGTGCTGACCGACGAGGAAATGCGCAACGTCGGCGCCTACCTGGCCAAGCAATCGCTCAAGCCGGCCACCGCCAAGAACAAGGACAGCATCGAAGCCGGCCAGAAGATCTACCGCGCCGGCATCGCCGCCAAGGGCGTGCCGGCCTGCGCTGCCTGCCATGGCCCCGCCGGCGCAGGCATTCCGGCGCAGTATCCGCGCATCGGCGGCCAGTGGGCCGACTACACCGAGGCACAACTGGTGGCATTCCGCCAGGGCACCCGCAAGAACAACCCGGTCATGACGACCATCGCCGCCAAGATGTCGGATGCCGAGATCAAGGCGGTGGCGGACTACGTCGCCGGGGTTCGCTGA
- the yihA gene encoding ribosome biogenesis GTP-binding protein YihA/YsxC, which translates to MSLLHQARFFITVNHLRDLPATAVPEVAFAGRSNAGKSTAINILCNQKRLAFSSRTPGRTQHINYFSVAPVKAPDPLAFLVDLPGYGYAEVSGSAKYHWQGLLSDYVQTRQQLAGLILMMDARRPFTDLDCQMVEWFLPTGRPIHVLLTKADKLTNSDNAKALRETRKMLQGYAEQLETPVPMTAQLFSSLKRRGIEEAQGVIAGWLNLPEAQKQREAAAANGAPPAAPPASDPAA; encoded by the coding sequence ATGTCCCTTCTTCACCAGGCCCGCTTCTTCATCACCGTGAACCACCTGCGCGACCTGCCCGCCACGGCCGTGCCCGAGGTCGCGTTCGCCGGCCGCTCCAACGCCGGCAAGTCCACGGCGATCAACATCCTGTGCAACCAGAAGCGGCTGGCGTTCTCGTCGCGCACCCCCGGGCGCACCCAGCACATCAACTATTTCTCGGTGGCACCGGTCAAGGCGCCCGACCCGCTCGCGTTCCTGGTCGACCTGCCCGGCTACGGCTATGCCGAGGTCTCGGGCTCGGCCAAGTACCACTGGCAGGGCCTGCTGAGCGATTACGTGCAGACCCGCCAGCAGCTCGCCGGCCTGATCCTGATGATGGATGCGCGCCGGCCCTTCACGGATCTCGATTGCCAGATGGTCGAGTGGTTCCTGCCCACCGGTCGGCCGATCCACGTGCTGCTGACCAAGGCCGACAAGCTCACCAACAGCGACAACGCCAAGGCCCTGCGCGAGACCCGCAAGATGCTGCAAGGCTATGCCGAGCAGCTGGAAACGCCGGTGCCGATGACGGCGCAGCTGTTCTCCAGCCTGAAGCGCCGCGGCATCGAAGAAGCCCAGGGCGTGATCGCCGGCTGGCTGAACCTGCCCGAAGCGCAGAAGCAACGCGAGGCCGCCGCCGCGAACGGCGCGCCCCCCGCCGCGCCCCCCGCGTCCGATCCGGCCGCGTGA